The sequence CTGATCCGGCTCCGTGAGCGCGCCGCCGTGGATCACGAGGCGGGTGCCGTCGTCGTCCACCCGCACGCCCATCGCCTGCATGCACGCGAGCGTGGCAAGACAGTCATCGCCACGCAGGAACCCGTCCACGGTGGTCGTGCCCGCCGCGAGGCCGCCGAGGAGCGCGGCGCGGTGGGAGATGGACTTGTCCCCGGGCACGCGCACGGCCCCGCGCAGCGACGACCGCGGGGTGACGACGAGCGACGCGGACGGGGTCACGAGCGGGACGCCAGATCGGGACGGAGCTGCGTCGCCCCGCCCAGGTACACGTGCCGGACCTCATCCATCGTCTTCGTCGTGTTGATGAGCATCAGCACACGCACGCAGCGCTGGAGCGCGCCGGGGACGGCGATCTCCTGCATGCACATCAGCGGCACCTGCGTCCATCCGGGAAGACGGCGGCCGGCCTCGGCCGGGAACACGGCGTTGAGATCCGGAGTCATCGTGAAGATCACGCCGGCGATGTCGTCGCTGTCGACCTCGTTCTCGCTCACGATGCGCTGGAGCAGCTCGAAGGTGGCGCTCAGGATCGCCTGCTCCGTGTTCGCGTCGACGGTGGTCGCGCCGCGAATCCCGCGGAATCGCATCGCACTCCTCCTCGCGCCGGCGCGCTCCGCCCGACTCGGCTGTTGCTTCGACCGGCGCTCCAGGCCATCCTCTGCCGGCGCGCCGCGCGACCCGGTCGCGCGAGGCCGGACCTCGCGTCAGGTCCGCGGATGAGCCAGCGCCGCCGCCGCCCGGAGGCCCAGCAGGTAGCTGTCCGCCCCGAATCCGGCGACCTGCCCGGTCACGACCGGCGAGATGACCGACACGCCGCGGAAGGCCTCGCGCGCGTGGATGTTCGAGACGTGCACCTCCACGACCGGAAGCGCGATCGCGGCGATCGCGTCCCGCAGCGCGATGCTGTAGTGCGTGAACCCGGCGGCGTTGAGCACTACCGCGCCGAATTCGCCGCGTGCGGCGTGCAACCGGTCGATGATCGCAC is a genomic window of bacterium containing:
- the aroH gene encoding chorismate mutase, translating into MRFRGIRGATTVDANTEQAILSATFELLQRIVSENEVDSDDIAGVIFTMTPDLNAVFPAEAGRRLPGWTQVPLMCMQEIAVPGALQRCVRVLMLINTTKTMDEVRHVYLGGATQLRPDLASRS
- the aroQ gene encoding type II 3-dehydroquinate dehydratase, with the protein product MVKVLVIHGPNLNLLGSREPHLYGTVTLAEVNRRLQALAGELGVAIETFQSNHEGAIIDRLHAARGEFGAVVLNAAGFTHYSIALRDAIAAIALPVVEVHVSNIHAREAFRGVSVISPVVTGQVAGFGADSYLLGLRAAAALAHPRT